AGAGTGAACCGTTGCCTCTCCGAAGCGTCGCGTATGACAGAAGGCACGAGTACGGCGGAAGACGCGGCTCGGATCGACCCCGGGAAGGTCGTCTACGACCACGAGGGGAACGAACTCGGCGTGGTGGCCGATATGACGAGCCAGGGGTTCGAGGTCTCGATCGTCGAAGACATCGAGTCGGTCGACGAAGACGGCTACGCCGAGGGGATGGACCACCGGGACGTCGAGGGGGAGCAGTCCGCGAAGACGAACGAGGCCGACATCCACGGCTCCGAACAGGAGGAGAATCCCGGTCAGGAGTTCGGCGAGGGGTACATCATGTGGCGCTGTGAGAACTGC
The genomic region above belongs to Halogeometricum sp. S3BR5-2 and contains:
- a CDS encoding zinc ribbon domain-containing protein, with the translated sequence MTEGTSTAEDAARIDPGKVVYDHEGNELGVVADMTSQGFEVSIVEDIESVDEDGYAEGMDHRDVEGEQSAKTNEADIHGSEQEENPGQEFGEGYIMWRCENCGEVGELEDGLPSECPDCGSEEVHKQRED